The DNA region taattttttttcgattagtTGCGATTGTTAAGAAACTtgctttttaattattagttGAGTTGATTGATTAGGACGTGCCTCTAGTTGGTGACTGATAGAAAAGAACTCCTTTTGTATTCCCATTATTGATCGATGGATGAGATCTGTGATGCTTTTGTCACGCGGTTTATGATCCAAGAAATATCCGGATCGGAATCCACTCCCCATCACCAAGGATCCTCAAATCTTTCTCCAAGTCCAACCGTCCTTGTCACTTGTAAGAAGAGCTCTGGCCTTGTTATCGAGAGCTCACTCCAACGCTCAAGTTAGAGAGTATTTTCAGATAATATTCGAGAAAGACTTTTAAGTTACCTTACGATCTGCTTATATAGAGGAATAGAGATGGTGTGTGAAAAATGAATGAGATGGAGGGGGCCTTGATAATGGGCCTATAAGCCTTCTCAGGCCTTTATGGTCAGTCGAGGtttctataaaattatgaGGCAAATGCTACATAAATTGAAGATTACCTCCACATCAGTTTACTCCCATGCCGACGAGTTTTTCACTTGGAATTCTCGGttcttttgattattttatttattattgctACAACATTGTTCAGGGTTGTAGAACTCGATTTTGGCCCGTGGCACTAGTTCGATGCCCGATTCACGACATTAGAAgggtttttaaaaaaatcatatgatCGACCAGAATTACCGAAGAGTTGACCGCCATTGAAACGGTATCAGACAGCCACGATATATTACATTCTAATTGTTCATTTCATGAGCTGCACTTCAAGTTTTTACAACACCCGTGGATCCACACGGATTGGAAAATGTTGAAGTTGGAAGTCGATAAATGAACAGTGCAACAGCGCAAATTATCGATTTGACTAACCGCCCGGACCTCAACCCAATTGACAAAGCCGTAAGTGCCTGGACGTAGCTCCATCAATTGGCTTTCCAATGGTACCTCATGGTCCTTATTTGCCTACAGAACCAGGGACTAATGATTTTTCCCGTAAAATTGTGCAAAGGAGAGCTTGCAAACAGTGAAACAGATCTTTGTCGATTTCAATCGATCACCGGAGCTCCATAAAACTCTTTTGGCGAATCGCTGCCATTTCGGTGCTGCTTTCACCTCTTTTGTAGTGTGTCCATGTTTCTTTCCGTAACGAGAAATGATGTTAAAGAGCTTTGTGTAAAATTGTGATGTCGAAATAATGAGCTTACAAAACAATCAATGCAAACACCGAAACAAGTGATGTTGGCCACGATCTACATATTCAAGTAATCTTGGATAGTCTATACATCCGCAAACAACTTGTACGTTTTGGCATCAAGAGTTATCTGCCTCACCGCTGCAATCGACGCGATTACCCCAAGTATCGAGAAGACCACAGCAATGGTGATGTTAACCCAGAAGATGGGGCTCCGTTTGGAAGGCTTGAATGTGAGGTTAAAGAAGACGACGGGCAGGATGAAGTCCAGGGGTATGAAACCGAAGGCTCCGATCAGGGAGTTGATGTCGCCAAAGAATGGGAGCATGGACGCAATAGTTATTGCAGCAATGACCGCCAATGAACGGAAGATGACTCGAGGGACCACGTTCCGCGGGGAGAATTCGCCGCTCTTTGGGTCCGCGAATGCCCGCTCGAGGGCTTCATTTGTGGGTTGGCAGTAGACCTGCGTCGTCAACGTCGTAATGGTTAATGACATGTTGTTGAAACGATTGTCAATTACTAATTAATCATGTAACTTCGAGCCGAGGGATGGAGTCGAACCAGGGCAGCTCTTCACAGCTATCCAATTAATCCATCAAATCGATCGAAGGTTGTTGGTAACTGCCAATCGAGATCGAGACAGAATGGAGCTTAAGTACTTACCACAGCAACGGCAGAGAGTTGGAGGATAGTGAACATGTTGGTCATGAGGATGAACCATCTGGGCAACAAGGGCCGGTCGTCCACCACAAAGTTGCTAAGAATCTGCCCTTCCGCTTGATTCCCGAAGGCCCAGTAACCCGATATCGCAACGCTGAAGAAGGTGACTGTCACAATGGTGTAGCACAGGCTGAGCCCCTTGAACATCTTCCCTTTCACTGGAGGCGCCAACGTAGCCTATATGCAACAGAATATTATATTGTtcgataaaaaaaacttatcaGTTTAAAATATTCACGAGTTAAAATGGAATAAACTGAACACTATAAGTGATGTTTGTAGTCATTTTCAGCAACCTGGATCTCGGGAATGATCCCATTGCCAAAAGTAGTGGCAATGATCGCAATGGCATTGAAGATCCCGAAGACGCGGCTCTCTGCATCCCCGAGAACGGAATAGTCCTTCTCAGGCCCCTTGGATGAGTTTCCTTCAGAAAGGTCAATTTTTCAGGTCAGCCTGTTATTGCAGGACTCAATCGACTTTGAAAAGGTACtcgtatttaaaaaaatatacttACCGATATGGATAGAACCTGCGGTTGCACAAGCACTATAGGCTAGGCAGAGAACCAAAGACACTAAGTTGATGTACCTAAGTGAGTGAAAGGATGGGAATTGAGCTAAAATCAACATTAGACATCCGAAAATCATGACAAATTCATAGAGCTTCATAGTTCCATTGGGCTCCGAGAGCAAATAAATTGcctgcaaataaataaaataacaaaaaaattgattagcGATAACAGAATTGGACCCGGACTTGATCAACGGGCCTCAACCTCAGCCCAGACGTTACGATGTCAAGGAAATTTGTGATGATAAGATCAACATGAGACATGTCGATCCCGCACAAGGCAAGAGTCAAAAATGACATACGATATGTATTGATTCTATACAACATCAAGATCAAGTCTAGGTAAATGTTTTCTTATCGGATCGTGCTCTGACCTTCAAGCATTGCCCTCCCAGAAGTGTGTTACCGACGACTGCGCCATAGCATACCATGAGTTGGATCGGGCCCACGTAAAACCGACCCCATCTCCGGCCTGCAAAAGCCCATTAATCCAATTACCAtaattctttcttcttgttcaACGGAAATCTACACTAATGCTGCACTCGCCATAATATTAGGTTTTAATTGATacctataaaattaaaagattgtatgtagcaaaaaaaaaaaaagaaaagagaaaaataacttttttcttcttgttgaaAGGAAAGATAACTTCAAAGTGGACATGTATATTGAAGTGAGAAAACAGAGATAAGAGATGTGtgtattaatttaaatagtgttacaattttattcaggtgtttgttattttttattcactTTTGTTGTTCTTCAATAAAGTCAAAGAcgtaaaatcaaataaaaaaatacctATTATGATATTAAATGCTATCAGTAATATGGATATAGATAATACAGATATTAATCAtgtcaattaaaaaataaaaataatattaaatacgGATTCAGACATTGGACCACATTGTCTGATCTCGACAGCTGGCAACTTGGAAATTCGTTCACAAAATTGGGACGTTTGTTCTGATTATAGTGCGTGCTTTGATTTGCCACTCAGGGAAGTCCGAAACGAAAACCTTGACACATCAATTGGCCCAAAATTCGCCAGCTGATATAAatttgtttcttcttcttctagttttttttttgtcggcCGATATTTATTTGTTGGATACGTCAATTTCGTCAATTCTTGTATCAAAATCATTGGCCACATGAATGGAATCTCAATCTCTTGTGAAACCAGATCAATGTTGCTTCCATTTTATTCGGCGACATGTTAATCACTGTggagaattaattaatgatgaaGCCGAGGGGCTTACCCAAAATGTCGTTAGCCATATCTCGAAATCTGAGATGTCGATGACCGATCTGGGCCTGGTGCTCGAGGACCAAAGATATAAGGTTGTAGGAGTAGAAGGTCACAAGAGCACCAACGATGAGGCAGATTAAGCCGGCAGCCCATCCCAAGAAGGTAAACGCGTAGGGCAGACTTAGAAGTGCCGGTGCCACAATCGAGGTTGTTAGATGATAGCCGCAATGTAACCATGACCCTACAtgtatggaaaaaaaaaaggttggtGATTCAAGTAAGATATTTCTAAAGATAGAAAAATCAGCCCATTGCAAGACTTTTACTTGcgattatcttttttttttttttggcagtGAACTTGCGATTTCTCATGCGGTATGATATGATAgatttacttgaaaatttttcgAAAAGGACAGCAGCGGTCTATCTATGTCCACCAGATTCTTCAAATGAAATGATAGTGGTGGAATTCATCAAAACAGAAGGAAATGATAATGGGTGGAGGACAGAGAAATTTAACTGCAGCATGAAACACAGagtagaaatatatatatattttttattttctttttcctctgcCCTACTTTGCAAATAAAACCCGCTCACATAAGGTAAACTTTGTTAAATGTACTGCACTACGTGATTGCGTGACAATTATAATTTGCCAATAATAATTGGCATTGAATTAACTCCCACATCTACTGACGAATCCACCGATCCCCTTGACAGTGCTATTAAGTGGGGGAGCTGTCCTAGAAGTATTCTCAGAATCAAGGTTGAAAGTGAACAGAATCTTTGGAAACTATACTTTATAGTAATGGATCAAATCAAAGATGATGTATACTTACATATTCcagtaaaaatataatataaggaaaaaagtaCTTTAAATAGgtaacacacacacacatatttatatatatatatatatatatgcacgtaCGTAAATGTTCCAATTAACGGGATGAGTTCTTCATCAGTTGGATTGATCGATCGTACCTTTGGATTTGAGAACAAAGAGAGCGCCCGCGTCGAGTTCCTTCTGGTCCTGGTGATGCGATGGCTGTTCATGAGTAGAGGATATGGAGCCATCTCCACCAGATCCTTCATCTTGCGCCATGGCTGATTTTGGTCTCACTGCTcccatctctctctcattgAGTTTGGTGAGTTTTTCAGACTAAaaactagagagagagagagagatgaagaTATTATGGAGAGAGAGATACATGGAagatatatacacacacacatgtatgtatatatatataagagagaAGGATTTTAGAAAGCAAAAGTCCGATGAACATTATTGGGAGGTCAACTGAAGGCTGCGGCCAGCTCAAGATTAAGAAGGTGACACCATATTTTCTTCCCTTTGACTTCCAACCCACCATTGATACAGTCtcgataataataaaatatacaacTGTAGCGATGCAGTGTGGTCAGACACAAATTGCGCGAGCGGGCAAATTTTATCTGTCGTGTAGGAGTTTGATGTATATTGAAAACATCCCATAGGCAAATTAAGTCAATACCCGAATGACGATTAATTAGTCTCAAACAGTACGTATATTTTACTCAatttatgtgtgtgtgtgtatatatatatatatattatgagatAGCAGTTATAtcattttcattaataaaatacGAGTACAAACACATAGGGACACTATTAAACAAGAGAACAAAGACCAAACCGAAAATAGAAACTGGGAACAAAGACGCTCAAAGGGATAATATACATGTGAACAATACAGACAAAGACAACTCTGGACTTGAATTGACTACAAATGGTTTTCATATAATTAGTAATTTTcaagattttaattatttccttatTTACAATACTACGATAACATTATCAAATTATAATCTAACTAAATAACAATATTCTAATATATCAAAAGAGACCATTTTTTTGCACTCGCGTCCAGAATCCGCCACTGTAAGACGGAAAAAGGCGAAAGGTTGTGGAAAAAGAGATTTAAAAGCGgcaaattttaagaaaatgagCATTGTGCtatgatatatattctcacataGTAATAAAGtggttttatatttaattcttaccagtaaaattatttttacctctttatttagatttagattttcttatattaaatCAACAGACATTCTTCGTAATAAAAATACAGATTTTCAATGCTAatatagagagagaatttgaatataaaataaaagaaaaggcatgagtttattattatttaatttattgacgtttgaaattctataaatttatttgtaaacacttataaatgtaataaatataatcaccttcataatacaaaataaatagTAACATAGGCAATTGAATAAGAGAGAatactgtcagcacccaatttcggtccattggctccaggggggcaaaatcgtcatttttttcaatttattaccttttctaaaataaaaatatattaattaatataataataataataaataaataaataaataaataagaaagaagaaaaaaaaaagaaagaagaaaagaaaagaaaagaaaaaaatctcgAGCAGggtcgggcaggccgggcagcgttgaccggctgcctgGGACCGCcggcatttaaaaaaaaaaaaaaagggattcgggcagggccgggcagcgctcgtCGGTTGCCCGTGACCCCGCTGGCCCCGGAGATCCCCAAAATCGTGATTTCCGCGATTTCTTCaaaatcggccgaaatcttaacggaaaagcggatggaattgcaattaaatggacaTAAATACAATTCGGATAGGGTGGAACACAACCCAGCAAACGAAATGGGACAATTGGCTCTCGTTTTGAGGAATTTAGCGATCGGGAGAACTCGGAATTTTCGCTGGAAAATCGCAACTTTTCCCCCCGATTCCGACTGATTAAACGCCGATGAGGTCCCGATCGACCACGGTGAAGCATCGGCGGCGCCCAGAGCTATCTCCCGCGCCCATTTCGGCCGTCGTCGCGGtgtccaggggcgagaaccgcaGCCCAGAAGCCGTCGCCGCCGCTCCCCCCGATCCCGGCCGCCCttggctaacgggcctcgacccagttcttttttttcgcaGGCCCAGCCCAAGCCCATCCAGGCCCAACTTCCCTAGTTCGGCCCAGCGCTTTTTCGGGCGATTTTCACCTTCAAGCGGTCCGGTCcagtccgatccgatccgacccgattcattcggcgattttttttatttttacagagaagcccctcaactttccgaactaggtaaattctcgacttagtggcatgattagggttcctttcatgaatattattgcttgcttgatggatataatgtgaaatgagtgttcttgggtcgcgtgggtgatcggatttgtcccgaactcgattttacgaactttctgttttgtcacatttcagtccagaggacgtattttatttttttaagatctgccccgaatttcaaaattattttcaatcaagtcccggtcattttactattttccaatcagtccttggatttttcagaattttttaagcatcccaaggaactttccaagttgtttcagtttagtccctgggccatttttcacccttttcagatctgccccgaatttcaaaatttcttttcaatcaagtcccagtcattttactattttccaatcagtcctagaattcccagaattttttaagcatcccaaggaactttccaaattgtttcagtttagtcatggggccattttttattttcagatcagtcccgatttttaaattcatttcaaataagtcctaggacattttcagtaattttttttacacagtccccatttcttagaattttcaaatcagtccccaattttttaggattttcaaatcagtccgcaattttttcagaattctcaaatcagtccctgctcttttaaaatcgttcaattcagtcccctggacattttctaaaatatctgaccctttcctacttggatcacccatcgacaatgtatgtgccccatttaaatattttatttttgtgcaaTGTGatcatgtcggaaattagagtttatcgggcggtcaactaatggctatctcgacggctcgaaatccgtagactaaagcattcggcaaatttctaattaacccaaaaattctacatacgggataatcgggacgttaaatttggctaaattaaatcacttgactcttttaaatgaattgcacgaaccAATTTAATAACCTGTAATCGCATcaacagttcaagaactgttagtcatgccctttttaaaattcataatttcaaaagcaccgagatacgtacaacgtaatcttgattttcatgcacatacatatttaccgattcaagggcatgattaccggttcttgtcctgccgtcactctattgtaggtttgtgtttagaacgggttaaaacatgggaaaatagattaatttcaaattcggcttaaatcaaacatgggcaacaGTCAAATAGAAGGTTATatcttttgggttttaggtgaaaatactcttaatttgtaaaagccgtattgtcacgatacaaaataatctaaaaataacccataCATTCAGGACTTGATTACAGACCtcatgtctgtcgggtccgtttaAATAAtgtcgaatgctacatgccctaTCTATCACtcctttgtttgttttaaggtaggatttgtatgccaatataccccggttaataattagttaattcacgtaaattcggcgataacaaaaccccattgtttgtttatttgagcttgcttgttacatcttttgcacttgtttgttatgcggatcgagcccgattccttaggactcgattcacactgggtccaacgcccagaaccgtcgatcacggggtccaggGCCCCCATACactgagtgcgcatttaatttaattttcggtcttttccaaaatatacggtgagcatgagtgaaatcatggccgaatgcgaaccgaccaggatttagtcattgtagcttgtcttttatttatttgagagaacaatgtaaggttttatattatacatacattTATGTAAAATTTCGGTCGGAGAGTAGACGGTCAGAGTGCTtgttcgaatttacggtgtcaaaatgcataagatgagcggaacttaattaagcgataattaaattaaaatggcaagcctagacaagctagagtaccgaaaaggcgtgtggaatataggcccacacgtaatagaacccccgaattcggaattttcggttccgtacagaccattgccttagcattttaggtgtaccccgtacccctagacctgagtagcttgccggccctcgaccttcgaatcgtaaaatggcaagtggcgacttcttctcacgtgcgtccgtcgcgcgttcccaggaaggtggacactcccaagccgcgttgcatttaggcgcgcgcatgcgtgacccgacgagatgaaattcgggtgcgcacaaatACAATTAATGAAAATAGGGGATGATAAGTAAAATAACATGATGCTAGGATGTTATGTCGCATATCCTAGTAACTACATACATGCACATGCCTTATTTACAAACaaatatgtaaaatattaataacatTGAGACTGCATTACTATGAAGAAATTACCTGCTATTATATGATATGACTATTGATTTCTTTTATCACATTTGATATTGTCAATTAATTTGGGAAAATTAAGTAATCTTGAATACagcttgaaatttttttcaaactcATAATAAGTTGAGAAATTAAGAGCAAAGagattacatatatttttattatttaaaaaataaaggtaATAAGCATCAGAAAGAATcttgaaaatgtcaaatttgtTTAGGCAATAAGTAGCAGGTCAATTATATACAACTTTTCTTCAAAACCGCATGATTAATTCCTATAAAGAACTATACTattttttggggaaaaaatAGGAATaataaaggaagaaaaatgagagtAATCACAAATACATAATTAATT from Punica granatum isolate Tunisia-2019 chromosome 3, ASM765513v2, whole genome shotgun sequence includes:
- the LOC116202067 gene encoding GABA transporter 1-like encodes the protein MGAVRPKSAMAQDEGSGGDGSISSTHEQPSHHQDQKELDAGALFVLKSKGSWLHCGYHLTTSIVAPALLSLPYAFTFLGWAAGLICLIVGALVTFYSYNLISLVLEHQAQIGHRHLRFRDMANDILGRRWGRFYVGPIQLMVCYGAVVGNTLLGGQCLKAIYLLSEPNGTMKLYEFVMIFGCLMLILAQFPSFHSLRYINLVSLVLCLAYSACATAGSIHIGNSSKGPEKDYSVLGDAESRVFGIFNAIAIIATTFGNGIIPEIQATLAPPVKGKMFKGLSLCYTIVTVTFFSVAISGYWAFGNQAEGQILSNFVVDDRPLLPRWFILMTNMFTILQLSAVAVVYCQPTNEALERAFADPKSGEFSPRNVVPRVIFRSLAVIAAITIASMLPFFGDINSLIGAFGFIPLDFILPVVFFNLTFKPSKRSPIFWVNITIAVVFSILGVIASIAAVRQITLDAKTYKLFADV